One window of Nostoc sp. C052 genomic DNA carries:
- a CDS encoding AAA family ATPase, which yields MNFREEFKLLLRARYPLIYIPTYEEERVEAAIREEATNQGNRPVYTWDFVDGYQGNPNDVGFGRRNPLQALEFIEKLPASAPAVLILRDYHRFLDDVAIARKLRNLSRLLKSQPKNIVLLSPRIAIPDDLTEVLTVVEFPLPAAPEIKTEVERLLQSTSNSLSGKVLDDLVRSCQGLSMERIRRVLAKAIATHGELQPEDVDLVLEEKRQTIRQTQILDFYPATEQISDIGGLDNLKDWLIRRGGSFTDKARQYGLPHPRGLMLVGIQGTGKSLTAKAIAHHWHLPLLRLDVGRLFGGLVGESESRTRQMIQVAEALAPCILWIDEIDKAFAGVGSKGDAGTASRVFGTFINWLAEKTSPVFVVATANDIQALPPEMLRKGRFDEIFFVGLPTQEERKAIYDVHLSRLRPHNLKSYDIDRLAYETPDFSGAEIEQTLIEAMHIGFSQNRDFATDDILEAASQIIPLARTAVEQIQQLQEWAAAGRARLASKHNPLSERLRRTT from the coding sequence ATGAACTTCCGTGAAGAGTTTAAACTGCTGCTACGCGCCCGCTACCCCTTGATTTATATTCCCACATACGAGGAGGAGCGGGTGGAAGCAGCTATCCGAGAAGAAGCAACCAACCAGGGTAATCGCCCAGTGTATACGTGGGATTTTGTCGATGGCTATCAGGGAAACCCCAATGATGTTGGGTTTGGGCGACGTAACCCGTTGCAAGCTTTAGAATTTATCGAAAAATTACCAGCTTCCGCACCTGCGGTATTGATTCTCCGAGATTATCATCGCTTTTTAGATGATGTTGCGATCGCCCGCAAACTCCGCAACCTGTCCCGACTGCTCAAGTCGCAACCAAAAAATATTGTCCTACTTTCGCCGCGCATCGCTATTCCTGACGACTTAACGGAAGTGCTGACAGTCGTCGAGTTTCCCTTACCCGCCGCCCCAGAAATTAAAACTGAGGTAGAACGCTTACTGCAAAGTACTAGTAACTCCCTTTCTGGCAAAGTTTTAGATGACTTAGTACGCTCTTGTCAAGGACTTTCGATGGAACGAATTCGCCGGGTTTTGGCCAAAGCGATCGCAACTCACGGTGAATTGCAACCAGAAGACGTGGATCTGGTTTTGGAAGAAAAGCGCCAAACTATCCGCCAAACCCAAATCCTGGACTTCTACCCCGCCACTGAGCAAATATCTGATATTGGCGGACTGGATAACTTGAAAGACTGGCTGATTCGCCGGGGAGGCTCATTTACAGATAAAGCGCGACAGTACGGATTACCACACCCCCGTGGTTTAATGTTGGTGGGTATTCAGGGAACAGGTAAATCATTAACAGCAAAAGCGATCGCTCATCACTGGCATTTACCCTTACTACGTTTGGATGTAGGCAGATTATTTGGTGGTTTGGTGGGTGAATCAGAATCTCGGACTCGCCAAATGATTCAAGTAGCTGAAGCCCTTGCTCCCTGTATTTTGTGGATTGATGAAATAGATAAAGCCTTTGCCGGAGTTGGTAGCAAAGGTGATGCCGGAACAGCCAGCCGTGTGTTTGGCACTTTTATTAACTGGCTAGCTGAAAAAACCTCACCCGTGTTTGTCGTCGCCACCGCCAACGACATCCAAGCCCTACCGCCAGAAATGCTTCGGAAGGGGCGATTTGATGAAATTTTCTTTGTGGGATTGCCCACCCAAGAAGAGAGAAAAGCAATTTATGATGTTCATTTATCCCGACTGCGCCCCCATAACTTGAAAAGTTATGACATCGACAGGCTAGCTTATGAAACACCCGATTTTTCTGGGGCGGAGATTGAGCAAACTTTAATTGAAGCGATGCATATTGGATTTAGCCAAAACCGCGACTTTGCAACCGACGACATTTTAGAAGCAGCTAGTCAGATCATACCCTTGGCGCGAACTGCTGTAGAGCAAATTCAGCAACTCCAAGAATGGGCGGCTGCGGGGAGAGCGCGTTTAGCATCGAAACACAATCCTTTAAGCGAACGCCTCCGGCGGACTACCTGA
- a CDS encoding R3H domain-containing nucleic acid-binding protein, which produces MSNIPMQRGQQWLKTLLELTGIPSEIQGHLETAQSQDGDSPEPDNYWLTIDQTNLTSEQIQVLIGADGSVLDAIQYLANSVLNLSQPPEEQASYTIELNGYRVKREAEIRALAEAAADEVRFSGREVEIKSLSSAERRQVHTFLKEFGDLETFSRGKEPHRHLVVRPASLEEVRS; this is translated from the coding sequence ATGAGCAACATTCCGATGCAGCGAGGTCAGCAGTGGTTAAAAACACTGCTAGAACTCACTGGAATACCATCTGAGATTCAGGGTCATTTAGAAACTGCCCAATCTCAAGATGGTGATTCCCCGGAACCAGATAACTACTGGTTGACAATTGACCAAACTAATTTAACCTCAGAACAAATCCAGGTATTAATTGGTGCTGATGGTTCTGTGCTAGATGCGATTCAGTATCTAGCAAATTCGGTTCTAAACCTCAGTCAACCCCCAGAGGAACAAGCCTCTTACACCATTGAGTTGAATGGCTACCGCGTCAAAAGAGAAGCCGAAATTCGCGCATTAGCAGAAGCCGCAGCTGATGAAGTGCGCTTTTCTGGTAGAGAAGTGGAAATCAAATCTCTTAGTTCTGCTGAACGTCGCCAAGTCCACACCTTCTTGAAGGAATTTGGAGATTTGGAAACCTTCAGTCGCGGTAAAGAACCGCATCGTCATCTGGTTGTCCGTCCAGCTTCGTTAGAAGAAGTTAGGAGTTAG
- the sbcC gene encoding exonuclease subunit SbcC encodes MIPVQLILKNFLSYRDATLDFGGLHTACICGSNGAGKSSLLEAITWAIWGESRATAEDDVIYSGAKEVRVDFTFQSNQQKYRVIRTRIRGGTSVLEFQIEIPSGFRSLTGKGVRATQDLILEHIKLDYDTFINSAYLRQGRADEFMLKRPTERKEILAELLKLNQYDDLEERAKESSRQFKARAVELERSLESIKIQLQQREITQAQRVELEAELNQLQQVQAFDNIQLQSLQVVQHQRQNWEQQLNFVKQQYQNLTQDCDRLQQEQSAIGSQLSDLEKILHQEAEIKAGYAQYQSLQSQEEGFAVKFEEYTRAQQNRQQKQQQLTKQIHEIERQLQQAQAQLEALQQQERDIQQTLTKSGEVEAALSQLTAARHHVARLDQLQMQVTPLLQQRATLQSQLDRTHAGLVARLEQLQSTENQLQRQHRRQPQLQQAVMDVAIQIEELEKKRVYLQRVQEKGQERRHFIERLQAHQRDYEKLLGELEQKLLMLQNPEALCPLCERPLDEHHWSRVVEKTQSELEDTQGQFWVVREQMAVSDREIQVLRQEYRDISQQLAGYDGLREQRGQLAAQLEATTDVQQQLQQIAAEKQHLERSLQAGDYAPDKQAELRQLEQYLQQANYNEQDHALARSEVERWRWAEIKQGQIKDATKRQAQLLARKPELQASIAQLQARIQQDQIDSECAKQIAALERHITEIGYSSEQHNNLRIAAKKAQSWHLRYQQLLSAQQQYPQLQTRLQELGESRSARLTERQKLGGQIESIIQQLQATANPSAQIQALEQQLAIRRRQLDEQIAKLGRLEQLAHQLETLQIQYEQQQQQLQSCKQEYRVYQELAQAFGKNGIQALMIENVLPQLEAETNQLLSRLSGNQFHVQFITQKAGRSAKSTKKNAKLIDTLDILIADSRGTRAYETYSGGEAFRINFAIRLALAKLLAQRAGAALQLLIVDEGFGTQDAEGCDRLIAAINAIASDFACILTVTHMPHLKEAFQARIEVNKTQEGSQLSLSI; translated from the coding sequence ATGATCCCAGTACAACTTATCCTCAAAAACTTCCTCAGTTACCGTGATGCAACTTTAGATTTTGGTGGTTTGCATACGGCTTGTATTTGTGGTTCCAATGGTGCGGGTAAATCTTCTCTTTTAGAAGCAATCACTTGGGCAATTTGGGGTGAAAGCCGTGCCACTGCTGAAGATGATGTCATCTATTCTGGTGCGAAAGAAGTTCGGGTTGATTTTACTTTCCAAAGTAACCAGCAAAAATATCGGGTGATTCGCACCCGAATTCGGGGAGGTACTAGCGTCCTTGAATTTCAAATAGAAATACCATCTGGGTTTCGCTCACTCACTGGCAAAGGGGTAAGAGCAACCCAAGATTTGATTTTAGAACATATCAAGCTCGATTACGATACATTTATTAATTCTGCCTACTTACGTCAAGGTCGTGCAGATGAGTTCATGCTCAAGCGCCCCACAGAACGCAAAGAAATTTTAGCGGAGTTGTTGAAACTCAATCAGTATGATGATTTGGAAGAACGGGCAAAGGAATCTTCTCGCCAATTTAAAGCAAGGGCAGTAGAGCTAGAGCGTTCTTTGGAGTCAATAAAAATTCAGCTGCAACAACGCGAGATTACCCAAGCGCAAAGAGTAGAGTTAGAAGCCGAACTCAACCAACTGCAACAAGTGCAAGCTTTTGATAATATTCAATTACAAAGTTTGCAAGTTGTCCAGCACCAGCGCCAAAATTGGGAACAACAACTCAATTTTGTAAAACAGCAGTACCAAAATCTTACCCAAGATTGCGATCGCCTCCAACAAGAACAATCAGCTATTGGCTCTCAGCTATCAGATTTAGAAAAAATATTACACCAAGAAGCTGAGATTAAGGCTGGATACGCCCAATATCAAAGTCTACAATCTCAAGAAGAAGGTTTTGCTGTCAAATTTGAAGAATACACCCGCGCCCAACAGAATCGCCAACAAAAGCAACAACAGCTTACCAAACAAATTCACGAAATCGAACGGCAACTACAACAAGCCCAAGCGCAGCTAGAAGCTTTGCAGCAACAAGAGCGAGACATTCAACAAACTCTGACTAAATCAGGTGAAGTAGAAGCCGCTTTGTCACAACTAACCGCAGCCCGTCACCATGTTGCTCGTCTAGATCAACTGCAAATGCAAGTGACTCCCTTGTTGCAACAAAGAGCAACTTTACAAAGCCAACTTGATCGCACTCATGCTGGTTTAGTAGCGCGACTCGAACAACTCCAAAGTACTGAAAACCAATTGCAACGCCAGCACCGCCGCCAACCGCAACTGCAACAAGCGGTGATGGATGTGGCAATTCAGATTGAGGAACTGGAGAAAAAGCGAGTTTATCTGCAACGAGTCCAAGAAAAAGGGCAAGAAAGGCGGCACTTTATCGAACGTCTGCAAGCTCACCAACGGGATTATGAAAAACTGCTGGGAGAATTAGAGCAGAAATTGCTTATGCTCCAAAATCCTGAAGCACTTTGTCCATTATGTGAGCGTCCTTTAGACGAACATCACTGGAGTCGGGTGGTGGAAAAAACCCAAAGTGAGTTAGAGGATACTCAAGGGCAGTTTTGGGTAGTGCGAGAACAAATGGCTGTGTCTGACCGAGAAATTCAGGTACTTAGGCAGGAATATCGCGATATATCCCAACAATTGGCGGGTTACGATGGTTTACGCGAACAACGTGGACAGTTGGCAGCTCAGTTAGAAGCTACAACTGATGTGCAACAACAGTTACAACAAATTGCTGCTGAAAAACAGCATTTAGAGCGATCGCTCCAAGCTGGTGATTACGCTCCTGATAAACAAGCCGAACTCCGGCAGCTAGAACAATATCTGCAACAAGCTAATTATAATGAACAAGACCACGCCCTGGCGCGGAGCGAAGTTGAGCGGTGGCGATGGGCAGAAATTAAACAAGGGCAAATTAAAGATGCAACTAAGCGACAAGCGCAACTATTAGCCCGAAAACCAGAATTACAAGCTAGTATTGCTCAATTACAAGCCAGAATCCAGCAAGATCAGATTGATTCTGAATGTGCTAAACAAATCGCCGCTCTTGAGCGTCACATTACCGAAATTGGCTACAGTTCTGAGCAACACAATAATTTGCGTATAGCTGCAAAGAAAGCTCAATCTTGGCATTTGCGGTATCAACAACTGTTATCAGCCCAGCAGCAGTATCCGCAACTCCAGACGAGATTGCAAGAGTTAGGGGAATCCAGAAGCGCCAGATTAACCGAGCGGCAAAAACTTGGCGGCCAAATTGAAAGCATTATCCAGCAACTACAAGCAACAGCTAACCCATCTGCCCAAATTCAAGCTTTAGAGCAGCAGTTAGCAATCCGCAGACGGCAACTCGATGAGCAAATAGCCAAGTTGGGGCGTTTAGAACAACTGGCGCATCAACTAGAAACACTGCAAATTCAATATGAACAACAGCAGCAGCAATTACAATCTTGCAAGCAGGAATATCGTGTTTATCAGGAATTAGCGCAAGCTTTTGGTAAAAATGGTATCCAAGCACTGATGATTGAGAATGTGTTACCGCAACTTGAAGCCGAGACAAATCAACTACTTTCGCGGTTGAGTGGAAATCAGTTTCATGTACAATTTATTACCCAAAAAGCTGGGCGCAGTGCTAAATCAACCAAGAAAAATGCCAAGTTGATAGACACTCTAGATATTTTAATCGCCGATTCTAGAGGAACACGAGCTTATGAAACTTACTCTGGTGGGGAAGCCTTTAGAATTAACTTTGCCATCCGTTTAGCTTTGGCAAAATTATTAGCGCAACGGGCGGGGGCGGCGTTACAATTGCTGATTGTAGATGAGGGTTTTGGTACACAAGATGCTGAAGGATGCGATCGCTTGATTGCCGCGATTAATGCGATCGCCTCCGATTTTGCCTGCATTCTCACTGTTACCCACATGCCCCACCTCAAAGAAGCCTTCCAAGCCAGGATTGAAGTCAATAAAACTCAAGAAGGTTCGCAGTTGAGTTTGTCAATTTAA
- a CDS encoding SH3 domain-containing protein, with protein MLSGFTKFILGFFLAIAVLIGGGVAVALYFMNRTGVPPAKPIFSNDSPSVKAQAPKATEPRGGKPTLKPETQAKSSPIPTPTPTESPKATSSPKPLPAGAYRGRVSWAEGLSLRSQPNQEAEKIGGVGFNQKIIILEESDDKSWQKIRLEGSEQEGWVKAGNTEKVDGKVDGQ; from the coding sequence ATGTTGTCTGGCTTCACAAAGTTTATACTGGGGTTTTTCTTAGCGATCGCTGTGTTAATCGGTGGCGGTGTTGCAGTTGCACTCTACTTCATGAATCGCACTGGTGTACCCCCTGCCAAACCCATTTTTTCCAACGATAGTCCCTCGGTGAAAGCTCAAGCTCCAAAAGCAACTGAGCCTAGAGGAGGTAAACCTACCCTTAAACCTGAAACTCAGGCTAAATCGTCTCCAATTCCAACCCCTACTCCCACAGAATCACCAAAGGCTACTTCATCACCAAAACCATTGCCAGCAGGAGCTTACCGAGGACGTGTGAGTTGGGCTGAAGGTTTGAGTTTGCGATCGCAACCAAATCAAGAAGCTGAAAAGATTGGTGGGGTTGGTTTTAATCAAAAAATTATTATTTTGGAAGAAAGCGACGATAAATCCTGGCAAAAGATCCGTTTGGAAGGTAGCGAACAAGAAGGTTGGGTAAAAGCAGGTAATACTGAAAAAGTTGATGGAAAAGTTGATGGACAATAG
- a CDS encoding peptidoglycan-binding protein yields the protein MKTGLDSYLTEIALEYEASESVKVVPSVANFKFLNWKNLSSSAAIRILSVALITGLLSIAGQALALQKIGSNGPEVSSSQRCLKQLGYFNGPVSGKFASLTQNAVIKFQQANRIPADGVVGISTQRALQRACQSRTSNRTLLRRSPIQASPVGQYPTLSQGKTGAAVTRLQQRLRQLGYFNANPTGNFGRITKDAVIAFQRNYRIPASGIVNRQTWNALAGSSPTPARTSLSTQQVRELQVRLRQLGYLNANATGNVGPMTREAVIAFQRNNRLPVDGIANAQVLDSVRRASTGGTQQSGRDYLTLGDRGENVRLVQERLGQLGFSNTNPDGIFNDYTRQSVIAFQQSSRINSTGNVDWETWEALGLNNSNAGNYTENNRYALPPTNEYVVPVTNGNTLVANNPYRVIIPISNNDTLSKVQQYIPDAIAEQSSLGDYVNAGAFSDRTQAETLTKKLRSLGIDARVKFN from the coding sequence GTGAAAACAGGGTTAGATAGCTATTTAACTGAGATCGCCTTGGAATATGAGGCATCTGAAAGCGTCAAGGTTGTTCCTTCCGTAGCTAATTTCAAATTTTTGAATTGGAAAAATTTATCTAGCAGTGCGGCAATACGTATTTTATCTGTGGCACTGATTACGGGGCTCCTGAGTATTGCTGGGCAAGCTTTAGCACTTCAGAAAATAGGAAGTAATGGGCCTGAAGTTAGCAGCAGCCAGAGGTGTTTAAAACAATTAGGCTACTTTAACGGCCCGGTGAGTGGCAAGTTTGCTAGCTTGACTCAAAACGCTGTGATCAAATTCCAGCAAGCCAATAGAATACCTGCTGATGGAGTTGTAGGTATTAGTACTCAACGAGCCTTGCAACGAGCATGTCAGAGTAGAACTTCTAATCGCACATTGCTTAGGCGCAGCCCAATCCAGGCATCGCCAGTTGGTCAATATCCTACTCTCTCTCAAGGCAAAACTGGTGCAGCGGTAACAAGATTGCAACAACGTCTACGACAATTAGGCTACTTTAATGCTAATCCCACCGGGAATTTTGGACGAATTACTAAAGATGCTGTAATTGCATTCCAGCGGAATTATCGCATACCTGCTAGCGGCATTGTCAATCGACAAACTTGGAACGCATTAGCCGGTTCCTCTCCAACTCCAGCTAGAACGAGTCTCTCTACTCAACAAGTGAGAGAACTCCAAGTGCGTTTGCGGCAGCTAGGTTATTTAAATGCTAATGCCACTGGGAATGTTGGCCCAATGACTAGAGAAGCTGTAATTGCATTCCAACGAAATAACCGTCTACCTGTTGATGGCATCGCCAATGCCCAAGTATTAGACTCAGTACGTAGAGCCTCTACAGGTGGTACTCAACAATCGGGCAGAGATTATCTAACTTTAGGCGATCGCGGTGAGAATGTCAGATTAGTTCAAGAGCGTTTAGGGCAATTGGGTTTCTCTAACACTAACCCTGATGGAATTTTCAACGATTACACAAGACAATCTGTGATTGCATTCCAGCAATCTTCTCGAATTAATTCGACTGGAAATGTAGATTGGGAAACTTGGGAAGCGTTGGGGTTGAATAACTCAAATGCAGGTAATTATACTGAAAATAATCGCTATGCATTACCTCCTACTAATGAATATGTAGTGCCTGTTACCAATGGCAACACGTTAGTTGCTAATAATCCTTACAGAGTCATAATTCCAATTTCCAATAATGATACTCTGAGTAAAGTGCAACAATATATACCCGATGCTATAGCAGAGCAATCTAGTCTAGGGGATTATGTGAATGCTGGAGCATTTAGCGATCGCACCCAAGCAGAAACGCTAACGAAAAAGCTCCGCTCTTTAGGTATTGATGCACGGGTAAAATTCAATTGA
- a CDS encoding GTPase family protein — protein sequence MNIQADILERLSQFSQLPQEKVEQLRHWLSQTLSYEPKVGILGKTGVGKSSLCNALFGKDVAPVSDIESCTRELQEISVRVGSGNIKLVDLPGIGESRERDREYKDLYSKHLPEFDLVLWVLKADDKAFSSDEEFYHNIVKPHLEQGKPFIIVLNQVDKVEPFREWDIANHVPGHQQQKNIDAKSKSVAEKFGINSTAVIPVCANENYNLITLVETITYALPKDKKVTFVDALKEENRSEKAKNEAKRGFFEALGEQIGGTILGELGKEIGKTLGQETDKTSIGKVVNYIADNIVRRFFSWW from the coding sequence ATGAATATACAGGCAGATATATTAGAACGCTTAAGTCAGTTTAGCCAGCTACCACAAGAAAAAGTAGAACAACTTAGACATTGGCTTTCTCAAACGCTCAGTTATGAGCCAAAAGTTGGTATTCTCGGCAAGACAGGTGTAGGAAAGTCAAGCCTCTGTAACGCCCTTTTTGGAAAAGATGTTGCACCTGTCAGTGATATTGAGAGTTGTACACGAGAGCTTCAGGAAATTTCTGTAAGAGTGGGTTCAGGGAATATCAAACTAGTTGATTTGCCTGGTATCGGTGAAAGTCGAGAAAGGGATCGAGAATACAAAGACTTGTACTCTAAACATTTACCAGAATTTGATTTAGTTCTATGGGTTCTCAAAGCAGACGATAAAGCTTTTAGCTCTGATGAAGAATTTTATCATAACATTGTTAAGCCTCACTTGGAACAAGGTAAGCCTTTTATCATTGTGCTGAATCAGGTTGATAAAGTTGAACCCTTTAGAGAATGGGACATAGCTAATCATGTTCCTGGGCATCAGCAGCAAAAAAACATTGATGCTAAAAGTAAGAGCGTTGCTGAAAAGTTCGGTATCAATAGTACAGCCGTTATTCCTGTATGTGCTAATGAAAACTATAACTTGATAACGCTTGTGGAAACAATTACCTATGCACTACCAAAGGATAAAAAGGTAACTTTTGTGGATGCTCTGAAAGAGGAAAATCGTTCAGAGAAGGCTAAGAATGAAGCGAAGCGGGGTTTTTTCGAGGCACTCGGAGAACAAATTGGAGGTACTATACTAGGAGAATTAGGAAAAGAGATTGGAAAAACTTTAGGTCAAGAAACTGATAAAACTAGTATTGGTAAAGTAGTCAATTACATTGCCGATAACATTGTTAGAAGATTTTTTAGTTGGTGGTAA
- a CDS encoding AAA family ATPase has product MEFSPDINIIVGRNNAGKTSLLELLTLKFENHPHRSLKTLPSKLSSIQEESKIQITLNIDKEELRSFIKKLSIIGIPRAATENYHFFADKYEDDPDKYHDQYMSAIDESVRYAVRQFKHFLENHDLIQTSLFLQPNLKIENRSLITLLNFESYKQAFEKVFYKIKYDDNDQIVIQETTSYSDEDGIVQEPFVNYSGKVQESIGYKLFDKFQNCIYRFQAERLNIGICKYDSKTDTNLKSNASNLAEVLFILQGKIPGMFAQFNKLVSDILPEIKWISVVMRDDINVEILVWNTDNLHRNDLSLPLSSCGSGVSQVLAILYILVSSEEHRTLIIDEPQSFLHPGAAKKLIETIKQFPQHQYFIATHSPEIIASANPSTIIKLQYQDCETTASVINTKEIKSQNEILAELGVRLSDVFGADSILWVEGQTEEKCFPMILEKVAKITLMGIKILSVNSTDALLDGKRSDLVFDIYTKLTTGASLFPPAIGFIFDRESKTETKIQELEKRGVTFLRLPMYENYLLDSEAISVTINKEATWLKIPVSITQVHEYIDKIKHEKSYLLQSVKREEVSDNNWLSKIHGAKILESIFQELCDNKFEFRKTKHSYKLTEWLVANKPDFLSELAEELGNSLNKSQ; this is encoded by the coding sequence ATGGAATTTTCACCAGATATTAATATTATCGTTGGGCGAAATAATGCGGGAAAAACTTCTTTACTTGAGTTACTGACACTAAAGTTTGAAAATCATCCTCACAGAAGTTTAAAGACCTTACCAAGTAAGCTTTCGAGTATACAAGAAGAATCTAAAATACAAATTACTTTGAATATTGATAAAGAAGAATTGCGAAGTTTTATAAAAAAATTATCTATTATTGGAATTCCTAGAGCAGCAACTGAAAACTATCATTTTTTTGCTGATAAGTATGAAGATGACCCAGATAAGTATCATGACCAATATATGAGCGCTATCGACGAATCTGTGAGATACGCTGTTAGACAATTTAAACATTTTTTAGAAAATCATGATTTGATACAGACAAGTTTATTTTTGCAGCCTAATCTAAAAATAGAGAATAGAAGTTTAATAACATTACTTAATTTTGAATCATATAAACAAGCTTTTGAGAAAGTTTTTTACAAAATTAAATATGATGATAACGACCAGATAGTTATTCAAGAGACTACTTCTTATTCCGATGAAGACGGCATTGTACAAGAACCTTTCGTTAATTATAGTGGAAAAGTTCAAGAAAGTATAGGTTATAAATTATTTGATAAATTTCAAAATTGTATTTATAGATTTCAGGCTGAACGTCTAAATATTGGGATTTGCAAATATGATAGCAAAACTGATACAAACCTAAAATCAAACGCTTCTAATCTTGCGGAAGTACTCTTTATCTTGCAGGGTAAAATTCCAGGAATGTTTGCTCAGTTCAATAAATTAGTTTCAGATATTTTACCGGAAATAAAATGGATATCTGTTGTAATGAGAGATGATATAAATGTTGAAATCCTGGTTTGGAATACAGATAATCTTCACAGAAATGATTTATCACTTCCTCTTTCATCCTGTGGAAGTGGAGTTAGTCAAGTACTAGCCATTTTGTATATTCTAGTTTCTTCTGAAGAACATAGAACGTTAATTATTGATGAACCTCAATCTTTTTTACATCCAGGTGCAGCTAAAAAACTTATAGAAACTATTAAACAATTTCCGCAGCACCAATATTTTATTGCTACTCATTCGCCAGAAATTATCGCATCTGCGAATCCATCTACTATTATCAAGCTTCAATATCAAGATTGTGAAACAACAGCATCAGTAATAAATACAAAAGAGATAAAGTCACAAAACGAAATTTTAGCTGAACTTGGAGTTAGGTTATCCGATGTTTTTGGTGCTGATAGTATTCTCTGGGTGGAAGGACAAACTGAGGAGAAATGTTTTCCAATGATATTGGAGAAAGTTGCAAAAATAACATTAATGGGTATTAAAATTTTATCTGTCAATAGCACTGATGCTCTTTTGGATGGAAAACGGTCTGATCTTGTTTTTGATATTTACACAAAACTCACAACGGGAGCAAGTCTGTTTCCGCCAGCCATTGGATTTATATTCGATAGAGAAAGTAAAACAGAAACAAAGATTCAAGAATTAGAGAAGAGAGGCGTGACATTTTTACGCCTACCTATGTATGAGAATTATCTACTTGATTCTGAAGCTATATCGGTGACAATTAATAAAGAAGCTACATGGTTAAAAATACCTGTCAGCATTACTCAGGTTCATGAATATATTGACAAAATAAAACATGAAAAATCTTATTTACTTCAAAGTGTAAAAAGAGAAGAAGTCTCAGATAATAATTGGTTATCTAAAATTCACGGTGCAAAGATACTTGAAAGTATATTTCAAGAATTATGTGACAATAAATTTGAATTTAGAAAAACAAAACACTCTTATAAGCTTACAGAATGGCTAGTTGCAAATAAACCTGATTTCTTGTCTGAACTAGCTGAAGAATTAGGAAATTCCTTAAATAAAAGTCAGTAG
- a CDS encoding DUF177 domain-containing protein, translated as MDAIYIPQLTQAPERTEEVQVNEFLPGLETLTPVRGHVRVQHHGNYLQVSSQAETIITCTCNRCLQQYNRRLGLDTKEIIWLDETANQANDLPLEREVVMEELLESLPPDGYFYPNEWLYEQMCLAVPQRQLCDRNCPGIPVSSTAESSDSPETPVDHRWASLEALKKQLPG; from the coding sequence ATGGACGCAATTTATATTCCGCAGCTAACTCAAGCCCCGGAGCGGACAGAGGAAGTTCAGGTTAATGAATTTCTGCCTGGTCTGGAAACCTTGACGCCAGTTCGCGGCCACGTGCGTGTGCAGCATCATGGTAATTACTTGCAAGTGTCTAGTCAGGCAGAAACAATTATTACTTGTACCTGCAACCGCTGTTTGCAGCAATACAATCGACGTTTAGGGCTTGATACGAAAGAAATCATCTGGTTAGACGAAACTGCAAATCAGGCAAATGACCTGCCCTTAGAAAGGGAAGTAGTTATGGAAGAGTTGCTGGAAAGCTTACCGCCCGATGGTTATTTTTATCCCAATGAATGGCTGTATGAGCAGATGTGCTTGGCAGTACCACAACGGCAACTATGCGATCGCAATTGTCCAGGTATTCCTGTAAGTAGTACTGCTGAGAGTTCTGATAGTCCTGAAACTCCAGTTGATCATCGTTGGGCTTCTCTGGAAGCACTGAAAAAGCAACTTCCGGGATAG